In Electrophorus electricus isolate fEleEle1 chromosome 1, fEleEle1.pri, whole genome shotgun sequence, a single window of DNA contains:
- the trim66 gene encoding tripartite motif-containing protein 66 isoform X4 translates to MRARAKQFRHRGTSYISARAGGSLGSVHLSEEQGPLCCEHAVVMCPLHKQETLELLCETCDLMTCSICHLSSHKDHRLVHVGQALQDQRWLLENLMARVEEKRTAVENTAKQIQGRLHGVKITQRKAENQIKMAKMIMMNELNKRSNLLIEQLESVSSSFKQHLEDQLQGAIELCSQLEHVQNFITWAVAHHRRNPLLFSKDLIALQMQQLLEPLQYSETWAPLKVKFNWDAGFWTQQISTLGQLSVEGGSCPYSEGPSRILRPQPLSCRAVSSLCHPARDADCGYQAFRQPRLCCLHCRAAQSVPLDKYPLQCPQQADCSSPAAIQRCWEPEGSAMPPQAMVPPQRSSGPEQVRRSPSRAELRQQAAPPPQPRQELLHPAPDRVAAKSAKQPTSKEPAPAMENETLQQRQQQLDEPPGQCSVGSSAGSSPLPAPELSFHTAWQDGDVTSPCSDMHAPVRADVRSPTCPEERPTAHGRLKPARRTRTSLCDGRPAGAGDQQHTPPQDCVRPRAGRPVVPVHTQTHPPATLTTYKTEPDNVYGYTDNTGCKSGTKSRRLREAQDTRSSREVNEASKVPVVCLERLSIPVSKQPTQGVQSDDLSSDSGLKAEGTVSLSMDRELPPEGVGSEEVEESLHLQLQVPADAPQGPAEGQGSSGREGLSALDTPPAPASEASPHTDSEREPASHCGPSGPVSDSLLESATEADLASELEVESELQTESEPSLESEPRINSDTELESEQLPESELLAESERDLASDLDSAAEVSLNLELPEVRAGPSVAAPPLEEEPAEMENEDFCAVCLIGGDLLCCDRCPKVFHLACHVPSLLSFPTGDWVCTLCRDAEWPEVEYDSEDARLPTDTAPSGLSACDQRKCEKLTLLIYSNILSAPFHEPVSPLARHYYQIIRRPMDLSVIRSKLHRGSSSHYSSPSEFAADVLLMFKNCAKFNYPDSEVAQAGRSLHAFFSTKLGEVLPELSCLTPQDDSDSEENEEAEQAAVAGFPWPERREQSHRKRKRRHSLSWRRHHY, encoded by the exons ATGCGCGCTCGTGCGAAGCAGTTTAGACACAGAGGCACCTCTTACATCTCGGCGCGTGCGGGAGGATCGTTGGGATCTGTGCATCTTTCAGAAGAGCAAG GTCCTCTCTGCTGCGAGCACGCTGTTGTCATGTGTCCACTGCATAAGCAGGAGACCCTGGAGCTCCTCTGTGAAACGTGCGACCTCATGACCTGTAGCATCTGTCACCTGTCTTCCCACAAGGACCATCG GTTGGTTCATGTTGGCCAAGCTTTACAGGATCAGCGGTGGCTTCTGGAGAATCTGATGGCTCGAGTAGAGGAGAAGAGAACAGCTGTGGAGAACACGGCCAAGCAGATCCAGGGCAG ACTTCACGGTGTAAAGATCACACAGAGGAAGGCTGAAAACCAGATTAAAATGGCCAAGATGATTATGATGAATGAACTGAACAAACGGTCTAACCTATTAATAGAGCAGCTGGAG AGTGTGTCCAGCAGTTTTAAACAGCATCTGGAGGACCAACTGCAGGGGGCGATAGAGCTGTGCAGTCAGTTGGAGCATGTGCAGAACTTCATCACCTGGGCAGTGGCCCATCACAGGAGGAACCCACTGCTGTTTAGCAAAGATCTG ATTGCTCTTCAGATGCAGCAGTTGCTGGAGCCGCTGCAGTATTCGGAAACCTGGGCCCCTCTGAAAGTGAAGTTCAACTGGGACGCAGGCTTTTGGACCCAGCAGATCTCCACGCTAG GTCAACTAAGCGTTGAGGGTGGGAGCTGTCCGTACTCCGAGGGGCCCAGCCGCATCCTGAGGCCCCAGCCCCTGTCCTGCAGGGCCGTGTCTTCTCTCTGCCATCCGGCCCGGGACGCTGACTGTGGCTATCAGGCCTTCCGCCAGCCTCGGCTCTGCTGCCTCCACTGCAGGGCGGCCCAGTCTGTGCCGCTGGACAAATACCCGCTGCAGTGCCCTCAGCAGGCCGACTGCAGCTCCCCTGCTGCCATCCAGAGGTGCTGGGAACCAGAGGGCAGTGCCATGCCCCCCCAGGCCATGGTTCCCCCCCAGCGGTCCAGCGGGCCCGAGCAGGTGCGGCGGAGCCCCAGCAGAGCTGAGCTAAGACAGCAGgccgcccccccccctcagCCCCGTCAGGAGCTCCTCCACCCAGCTCCTGACAGAGTCGCTGCCAAAAGCGCCAAGCAGCCAACCAGCAAAGAGCCCGCGCCAGCTATGGAGAATGAGACTCTTCAGCAACGACAGCAGCAGCTGGACGAGCCTCCAGGGCAGTGCAGTGTGGGGTCCAGCGCGGGGTCCAGCCCACTGCCAGCACCCGAGCTTTCGTTTCACACAGCCTGGCAAGACGGCGATGTG ACGTCCCCGTGCTCCGACATGCACGCGCCAGTCAGAGCTGACGTCCGGAGCCCAACCTGCCCAGAGGAGAGGCCCACAGCCCACGGCAGGCTGAAGCCAGCGAGGCGAACGCGGACCAGCCTGTGTGACGGCAGGCCTGCTGGGGCAGGAGATCAGCAGCATACACCACCGCAG GACTGCGTGAGACCCAGGGCTGGACGCCCGGTTGTTCCGGTCCATACACAGACTCACCCCCCAGCTACCCTGACCACCTACAAGACTGAGCCAG aTAATGTGTACGGATATACTGATAATACAGGCTGTAAGTCTGGCACCAAATCCAGGAGATTAAGGGAAGCTCAGGACACCAG AAGTAGCAGAGAAGTGAATGAGGCTTCCAAGGTTCCAGTTGTGTGTCTGGAACGGCTGAGCATCCCAGTATCCAAGCAGCCAACACAAGGAGTCCAGAGCGATGATCTTTCTTCTGACTCTGGGTTAAAGGCTGAAGGCACTGTTTCCCTGTCAATGGACAGAGAACTTCCCCCTGAG GGAGTAGGAAGTGAGGAGGTGGAAGAGAGTCTGCACCTGCAGCTCCAGGTCCCTGCCGATGCTCCTCAGGGACCAGCGGAGGGGCAGGGTAGCTCCGGCAGGGAGGGGCTGTCTGCACTTGATACCCCGCCAGCCCCGGCCAGTGAAGCTTCTCCACACACTGATTCCGAAAGAGAGCCTGCTTCCCATTGTGGTCCATCTGGGCCCGTGTCCGACTCCCTGCTGGAATCTGCTACAGAGGCTGACCTTGCCTCCGAACTGGAAGTGGAATCGGAACTCCAAACAGAATCTGAGCCAAGCCTCGAATCCGAACCGCGAATCAACTCGGACACTGAGCTGGAGTCGGAGCAGCTACCTGAGTCAGAGCTCCTGGCTGAATCGGAGCGGGATCTGGCCTCGGATCTGGACTCTGCGGCAGAAGTCTCCCTGAACCTCGAACTGCCTGAGGTGAGGGCGGGGCCTAGCGTAGCAGCCCCGCCCCTGGAGGAGGAGCCCGCGGAGATGGAGAATGAGGACTTCTGTGCCGTCTGTCTCATCGGCGGGGACCTGCTGTGCTGTGACCGCTGTCCCAAGGTCTTCCACCTGGCCTGCCATGTGCCTTCTCTCCTCAGCTTCCCCAC CGGTGACTGGGTGTGCACTCTGTGCAGGGATGCGGAGTGGCCAGAGGTGGAATACGACAGCGAGGACGCTCGTCTGCCCACAGACACGGCGCCATCTGGACTGTCTGCGTGTGACCAGAGG AAGTGTGAGAAACTCACCCTGCTCATCTATAGCAACATTCTCAGCGCACCATTCCACGAGCCTGTCAGCCCACTG GCCCGTCATTATTACCAGATCATCAGGAGGCCCATGGACTTGTCTGTTATTCGCAGCAAGCTGCACAGAGGCAGCTCGTCACACTACAGTTCCCCCAGCGAGTTTGCGGCTGACGTCCTGCTCATGTTTAAGAACTGCGCCAAGTTTAACTAC CCAGACTCAGAGGTGGCCCAAGCAGGTCGCAGCCTGCACGCCTTCTTCAGCACCAAGCTGGGGGAGGTGTTGCCGGAGCTGAGCTGCCTCACCCCCCAGGACGACTCGGACAGCGAGGAGAACGAGGAGGCGGAGCAGGCGGCTGTGGCCGGCTTCCCCTGGCCCGAGCGCAGAGAGCAGAGccacaggaagaggaagaggaggcactCCCTCAGCTGGCGAAGGCACCACTACTAG
- the trim66 gene encoding tripartite motif-containing protein 66 isoform X6 has protein sequence MEKFCSECSETRVGHSLCTHCNKWLCFPCTDLHLHERTCTQPSEHQQHQQRASSPSALPETGPLCCEHAVVMCPLHKQETLELLCETCDLMTCSICHLSSHKDHRLVHVGQALQDQRWLLENLMARVEEKRTAVENTAKQIQGRLHGVKITQRKAENQIKMAKMIMMNELNKRSNLLIEQLESVSSSFKQHLEDQLQGAIELCSQLEHVQNFITWAVAHHRRNPLLFSKDLIALQMQQLLEPLQYSETWAPLKVKFNWDAGFWTQQISTLGQLSVEGGSCPYSEGPSRILRPQPLSCRAVSSLCHPARDADCGYQAFRQPRLCCLHCRAAQSVPLDKYPLQCPQQADCSSPAAIQRCWEPEGSAMPPQAMVPPQRSSGPEQVRRSPSRAELRQQAAPPPQPRQELLHPAPDRVAAKSAKQPTSKEPAPAMENETLQQRQQQLDEPPGQCSVGSSAGSSPLPAPELSFHTAWQDGDVTSPCSDMHAPVRADVRSPTCPEERPTAHGRLKPARRTRTSLCDGRPAGAGDQQHTPPQDCVRPRAGRPVVPVHTQTHPPATLTTYKTEPDNVYGYTDNTGCKSGTKSRRLREAQDTRSSREVNEASKVPVVCLERLSIPVSKQPTQGVQSDDLSSDSGLKAEGTVSLSMDRELPPEGVGSEEVEESLHLQLQVPADAPQGPAEGQGSSGREGLSALDTPPAPASEASPHTDSEREPASHCGPSGPVSDSLLESATEADLASELEVESELQTESEPSLESEPRINSDTELESEQLPESELLAESERDLASDLDSAAEVSLNLELPEVRAGPSVAAPPLEEEPAEMENEDFCAVCLIGGDLLCCDRCPKVFHLACHVPSLLSFPTGDWVCTLCRDAEWPEVEYDSEDARLPTDTAPSGLSACDQRKCEKLTLLIYSNILSAPFHEPVSPLARHYYQIIRRPMDLSVIRSKLHRGSSSHYSSPSEFAADVLLMFKNCAKFNYPPPLLS, from the exons ATGGAGAAG TTTTGCTCTGAATGTTCCGAGACAAGGGTCGGCCACAGCTTGTGCACCCACTGCAACAAGTGGCTGTGTTTCCCGTGCACAGACCTGCACCTGCACGAAAGAACCTGCACACAACCCTCCGAGCACCAGCAACACCAGCAGCGAGCCAGCAGTCCATCAGCGCTTCCTGAGACAG GTCCTCTCTGCTGCGAGCACGCTGTTGTCATGTGTCCACTGCATAAGCAGGAGACCCTGGAGCTCCTCTGTGAAACGTGCGACCTCATGACCTGTAGCATCTGTCACCTGTCTTCCCACAAGGACCATCG GTTGGTTCATGTTGGCCAAGCTTTACAGGATCAGCGGTGGCTTCTGGAGAATCTGATGGCTCGAGTAGAGGAGAAGAGAACAGCTGTGGAGAACACGGCCAAGCAGATCCAGGGCAG ACTTCACGGTGTAAAGATCACACAGAGGAAGGCTGAAAACCAGATTAAAATGGCCAAGATGATTATGATGAATGAACTGAACAAACGGTCTAACCTATTAATAGAGCAGCTGGAG AGTGTGTCCAGCAGTTTTAAACAGCATCTGGAGGACCAACTGCAGGGGGCGATAGAGCTGTGCAGTCAGTTGGAGCATGTGCAGAACTTCATCACCTGGGCAGTGGCCCATCACAGGAGGAACCCACTGCTGTTTAGCAAAGATCTG ATTGCTCTTCAGATGCAGCAGTTGCTGGAGCCGCTGCAGTATTCGGAAACCTGGGCCCCTCTGAAAGTGAAGTTCAACTGGGACGCAGGCTTTTGGACCCAGCAGATCTCCACGCTAG GTCAACTAAGCGTTGAGGGTGGGAGCTGTCCGTACTCCGAGGGGCCCAGCCGCATCCTGAGGCCCCAGCCCCTGTCCTGCAGGGCCGTGTCTTCTCTCTGCCATCCGGCCCGGGACGCTGACTGTGGCTATCAGGCCTTCCGCCAGCCTCGGCTCTGCTGCCTCCACTGCAGGGCGGCCCAGTCTGTGCCGCTGGACAAATACCCGCTGCAGTGCCCTCAGCAGGCCGACTGCAGCTCCCCTGCTGCCATCCAGAGGTGCTGGGAACCAGAGGGCAGTGCCATGCCCCCCCAGGCCATGGTTCCCCCCCAGCGGTCCAGCGGGCCCGAGCAGGTGCGGCGGAGCCCCAGCAGAGCTGAGCTAAGACAGCAGgccgcccccccccctcagCCCCGTCAGGAGCTCCTCCACCCAGCTCCTGACAGAGTCGCTGCCAAAAGCGCCAAGCAGCCAACCAGCAAAGAGCCCGCGCCAGCTATGGAGAATGAGACTCTTCAGCAACGACAGCAGCAGCTGGACGAGCCTCCAGGGCAGTGCAGTGTGGGGTCCAGCGCGGGGTCCAGCCCACTGCCAGCACCCGAGCTTTCGTTTCACACAGCCTGGCAAGACGGCGATGTG ACGTCCCCGTGCTCCGACATGCACGCGCCAGTCAGAGCTGACGTCCGGAGCCCAACCTGCCCAGAGGAGAGGCCCACAGCCCACGGCAGGCTGAAGCCAGCGAGGCGAACGCGGACCAGCCTGTGTGACGGCAGGCCTGCTGGGGCAGGAGATCAGCAGCATACACCACCGCAG GACTGCGTGAGACCCAGGGCTGGACGCCCGGTTGTTCCGGTCCATACACAGACTCACCCCCCAGCTACCCTGACCACCTACAAGACTGAGCCAG aTAATGTGTACGGATATACTGATAATACAGGCTGTAAGTCTGGCACCAAATCCAGGAGATTAAGGGAAGCTCAGGACACCAG AAGTAGCAGAGAAGTGAATGAGGCTTCCAAGGTTCCAGTTGTGTGTCTGGAACGGCTGAGCATCCCAGTATCCAAGCAGCCAACACAAGGAGTCCAGAGCGATGATCTTTCTTCTGACTCTGGGTTAAAGGCTGAAGGCACTGTTTCCCTGTCAATGGACAGAGAACTTCCCCCTGAG GGAGTAGGAAGTGAGGAGGTGGAAGAGAGTCTGCACCTGCAGCTCCAGGTCCCTGCCGATGCTCCTCAGGGACCAGCGGAGGGGCAGGGTAGCTCCGGCAGGGAGGGGCTGTCTGCACTTGATACCCCGCCAGCCCCGGCCAGTGAAGCTTCTCCACACACTGATTCCGAAAGAGAGCCTGCTTCCCATTGTGGTCCATCTGGGCCCGTGTCCGACTCCCTGCTGGAATCTGCTACAGAGGCTGACCTTGCCTCCGAACTGGAAGTGGAATCGGAACTCCAAACAGAATCTGAGCCAAGCCTCGAATCCGAACCGCGAATCAACTCGGACACTGAGCTGGAGTCGGAGCAGCTACCTGAGTCAGAGCTCCTGGCTGAATCGGAGCGGGATCTGGCCTCGGATCTGGACTCTGCGGCAGAAGTCTCCCTGAACCTCGAACTGCCTGAGGTGAGGGCGGGGCCTAGCGTAGCAGCCCCGCCCCTGGAGGAGGAGCCCGCGGAGATGGAGAATGAGGACTTCTGTGCCGTCTGTCTCATCGGCGGGGACCTGCTGTGCTGTGACCGCTGTCCCAAGGTCTTCCACCTGGCCTGCCATGTGCCTTCTCTCCTCAGCTTCCCCAC CGGTGACTGGGTGTGCACTCTGTGCAGGGATGCGGAGTGGCCAGAGGTGGAATACGACAGCGAGGACGCTCGTCTGCCCACAGACACGGCGCCATCTGGACTGTCTGCGTGTGACCAGAGG AAGTGTGAGAAACTCACCCTGCTCATCTATAGCAACATTCTCAGCGCACCATTCCACGAGCCTGTCAGCCCACTG GCCCGTCATTATTACCAGATCATCAGGAGGCCCATGGACTTGTCTGTTATTCGCAGCAAGCTGCACAGAGGCAGCTCGTCACACTACAGTTCCCCCAGCGAGTTTGCGGCTGACGTCCTGCTCATGTTTAAGAACTGCGCCAAGTTTAACTAC
- the trim66 gene encoding tripartite motif-containing protein 66 isoform X1, with product MEKFCSECSETRVGHSLCTHCNKWLCFPCTDLHLHERTCTQPSEHQQHQQRASSPSALPETGPLCCEHAVVMCPLHKQETLELLCETCDLMTCSICHLSSHKDHRLVHVGQALQDQRWLLENLMARVEEKRTAVENTAKQIQGRLHGVKITQRKAENQIKMAKMIMMNELNKRSNLLIEQLESVSSSFKQHLEDQLQGAIELCSQLEHVQNFITWAVAHHRRNPLLFSKDLIALQMQQLLEPLQYSETWAPLKVKFNWDAGFWTQQISTLGQLSVEGGSCPYSEGPSRILRPQPLSCRAVSSLCHPARDADCGYQAFRQPRLCCLHCRAAQSVPLDKYPLQCPQQADCSSPAAIQRCWEPEGSAMPPQAMVPPQRSSGPEQVRRSPSRAELRQQAAPPPQPRQELLHPAPDRVAAKSAKQPTSKEPAPAMENETLQQRQQQLDEPPGQCSVGSSAGSSPLPAPELSFHTAWQDGDVTSPCSDMHAPVRADVRSPTCPEERPTAHGRLKPARRTRTSLCDGRPAGAGDQQHTPPQDCVRPRAGRPVVPVHTQTHPPATLTTYKTEPDNVYGYTDNTGCKSGTKSRRLREAQDTRSSREVNEASKVPVVCLERLSIPVSKQPTQGVQSDDLSSDSGLKAEGTVSLSMDRELPPEGVGSEEVEESLHLQLQVPADAPQGPAEGQGSSGREGLSALDTPPAPASEASPHTDSEREPASHCGPSGPVSDSLLESATEADLASELEVESELQTESEPSLESEPRINSDTELESEQLPESELLAESERDLASDLDSAAEVSLNLELPEVRAGPSVAAPPLEEEPAEMENEDFCAVCLIGGDLLCCDRCPKVFHLACHVPSLLSFPTGDWVCTLCRDAEWPEVEYDSEDARLPTDTAPSGLSACDQRKCEKLTLLIYSNILSAPFHEPVSPLARHYYQIIRRPMDLSVIRSKLHRGSSSHYSSPSEFAADVLLMFKNCAKFNYPDSEVAQAGRSLHAFFSTKLGEVLPELSCLTPQDDSDSEENEEAEQAAVAGFPWPERREQSHRKRKRRHSLSWRRHHY from the exons ATGGAGAAG TTTTGCTCTGAATGTTCCGAGACAAGGGTCGGCCACAGCTTGTGCACCCACTGCAACAAGTGGCTGTGTTTCCCGTGCACAGACCTGCACCTGCACGAAAGAACCTGCACACAACCCTCCGAGCACCAGCAACACCAGCAGCGAGCCAGCAGTCCATCAGCGCTTCCTGAGACAG GTCCTCTCTGCTGCGAGCACGCTGTTGTCATGTGTCCACTGCATAAGCAGGAGACCCTGGAGCTCCTCTGTGAAACGTGCGACCTCATGACCTGTAGCATCTGTCACCTGTCTTCCCACAAGGACCATCG GTTGGTTCATGTTGGCCAAGCTTTACAGGATCAGCGGTGGCTTCTGGAGAATCTGATGGCTCGAGTAGAGGAGAAGAGAACAGCTGTGGAGAACACGGCCAAGCAGATCCAGGGCAG ACTTCACGGTGTAAAGATCACACAGAGGAAGGCTGAAAACCAGATTAAAATGGCCAAGATGATTATGATGAATGAACTGAACAAACGGTCTAACCTATTAATAGAGCAGCTGGAG AGTGTGTCCAGCAGTTTTAAACAGCATCTGGAGGACCAACTGCAGGGGGCGATAGAGCTGTGCAGTCAGTTGGAGCATGTGCAGAACTTCATCACCTGGGCAGTGGCCCATCACAGGAGGAACCCACTGCTGTTTAGCAAAGATCTG ATTGCTCTTCAGATGCAGCAGTTGCTGGAGCCGCTGCAGTATTCGGAAACCTGGGCCCCTCTGAAAGTGAAGTTCAACTGGGACGCAGGCTTTTGGACCCAGCAGATCTCCACGCTAG GTCAACTAAGCGTTGAGGGTGGGAGCTGTCCGTACTCCGAGGGGCCCAGCCGCATCCTGAGGCCCCAGCCCCTGTCCTGCAGGGCCGTGTCTTCTCTCTGCCATCCGGCCCGGGACGCTGACTGTGGCTATCAGGCCTTCCGCCAGCCTCGGCTCTGCTGCCTCCACTGCAGGGCGGCCCAGTCTGTGCCGCTGGACAAATACCCGCTGCAGTGCCCTCAGCAGGCCGACTGCAGCTCCCCTGCTGCCATCCAGAGGTGCTGGGAACCAGAGGGCAGTGCCATGCCCCCCCAGGCCATGGTTCCCCCCCAGCGGTCCAGCGGGCCCGAGCAGGTGCGGCGGAGCCCCAGCAGAGCTGAGCTAAGACAGCAGgccgcccccccccctcagCCCCGTCAGGAGCTCCTCCACCCAGCTCCTGACAGAGTCGCTGCCAAAAGCGCCAAGCAGCCAACCAGCAAAGAGCCCGCGCCAGCTATGGAGAATGAGACTCTTCAGCAACGACAGCAGCAGCTGGACGAGCCTCCAGGGCAGTGCAGTGTGGGGTCCAGCGCGGGGTCCAGCCCACTGCCAGCACCCGAGCTTTCGTTTCACACAGCCTGGCAAGACGGCGATGTG ACGTCCCCGTGCTCCGACATGCACGCGCCAGTCAGAGCTGACGTCCGGAGCCCAACCTGCCCAGAGGAGAGGCCCACAGCCCACGGCAGGCTGAAGCCAGCGAGGCGAACGCGGACCAGCCTGTGTGACGGCAGGCCTGCTGGGGCAGGAGATCAGCAGCATACACCACCGCAG GACTGCGTGAGACCCAGGGCTGGACGCCCGGTTGTTCCGGTCCATACACAGACTCACCCCCCAGCTACCCTGACCACCTACAAGACTGAGCCAG aTAATGTGTACGGATATACTGATAATACAGGCTGTAAGTCTGGCACCAAATCCAGGAGATTAAGGGAAGCTCAGGACACCAG AAGTAGCAGAGAAGTGAATGAGGCTTCCAAGGTTCCAGTTGTGTGTCTGGAACGGCTGAGCATCCCAGTATCCAAGCAGCCAACACAAGGAGTCCAGAGCGATGATCTTTCTTCTGACTCTGGGTTAAAGGCTGAAGGCACTGTTTCCCTGTCAATGGACAGAGAACTTCCCCCTGAG GGAGTAGGAAGTGAGGAGGTGGAAGAGAGTCTGCACCTGCAGCTCCAGGTCCCTGCCGATGCTCCTCAGGGACCAGCGGAGGGGCAGGGTAGCTCCGGCAGGGAGGGGCTGTCTGCACTTGATACCCCGCCAGCCCCGGCCAGTGAAGCTTCTCCACACACTGATTCCGAAAGAGAGCCTGCTTCCCATTGTGGTCCATCTGGGCCCGTGTCCGACTCCCTGCTGGAATCTGCTACAGAGGCTGACCTTGCCTCCGAACTGGAAGTGGAATCGGAACTCCAAACAGAATCTGAGCCAAGCCTCGAATCCGAACCGCGAATCAACTCGGACACTGAGCTGGAGTCGGAGCAGCTACCTGAGTCAGAGCTCCTGGCTGAATCGGAGCGGGATCTGGCCTCGGATCTGGACTCTGCGGCAGAAGTCTCCCTGAACCTCGAACTGCCTGAGGTGAGGGCGGGGCCTAGCGTAGCAGCCCCGCCCCTGGAGGAGGAGCCCGCGGAGATGGAGAATGAGGACTTCTGTGCCGTCTGTCTCATCGGCGGGGACCTGCTGTGCTGTGACCGCTGTCCCAAGGTCTTCCACCTGGCCTGCCATGTGCCTTCTCTCCTCAGCTTCCCCAC CGGTGACTGGGTGTGCACTCTGTGCAGGGATGCGGAGTGGCCAGAGGTGGAATACGACAGCGAGGACGCTCGTCTGCCCACAGACACGGCGCCATCTGGACTGTCTGCGTGTGACCAGAGG AAGTGTGAGAAACTCACCCTGCTCATCTATAGCAACATTCTCAGCGCACCATTCCACGAGCCTGTCAGCCCACTG GCCCGTCATTATTACCAGATCATCAGGAGGCCCATGGACTTGTCTGTTATTCGCAGCAAGCTGCACAGAGGCAGCTCGTCACACTACAGTTCCCCCAGCGAGTTTGCGGCTGACGTCCTGCTCATGTTTAAGAACTGCGCCAAGTTTAACTAC CCAGACTCAGAGGTGGCCCAAGCAGGTCGCAGCCTGCACGCCTTCTTCAGCACCAAGCTGGGGGAGGTGTTGCCGGAGCTGAGCTGCCTCACCCCCCAGGACGACTCGGACAGCGAGGAGAACGAGGAGGCGGAGCAGGCGGCTGTGGCCGGCTTCCCCTGGCCCGAGCGCAGAGAGCAGAGccacaggaagaggaagaggaggcactCCCTCAGCTGGCGAAGGCACCACTACTAG